The Methanotorris formicicus Mc-S-70 genome includes the window ACTCACAACCCATGTCTTCAAACGACTTCTTTAATGCCTCAAATCCAAATAAATCAGGACTTACCATAGTTTCTTTTAAAACGTTGTTTATCTTCTCAACAAATAATACAATGTCATCCTCATCAGCAACCTCAAAATCATTTTCTTTTAACTTTGCTTCTAAATAATCTTTTATGTTATTGTATTTTTCAAAATCCTCATCTCTACAAACACCTCTAACTATCAACAAACCCTCTATATCACATACTGGCTTTGAACCTTTAAACGCATTTAGTGACTGCATGATTTTTCCAACGTTCATTTTTAAATGCATCACAATATCACCATT containing:
- a CDS encoding DUF2120 family protein, producing the protein MHLKMNVGKIMQSLNAFKGSKPVCDIEGLLIVRGVCRDEDFEKYNNIKDYLEAKLKENDFEVADEDDIVLFVEKINNVLKETMVSPDLFGFEALKKSFEDMGCECEYVIGKKGNLMVGISMWFDKRTKNPKFVEVVGC